The following are encoded in a window of Fusarium falciforme chromosome 11, complete sequence genomic DNA:
- a CDS encoding Fungal-trans domain-containing protein yields MAIRMAQDLGLHRSDTTDLDPRAAFYSHAPPSPKGIRVPTNQQSTLHQQKSRLVMFWSVFTLDVYVSLLMGRPPTIRRAEIEVPLPTSDDMKPVHLDFDGSHKMCHFIFPTMARSMYVFSEAVELFNLNKGAESTCPLEKIDDLEKKVAQCHKQLDAILFFSTDTYRKSLSDGHGGLFLMLHLYFYTFVALLSARRSQSLIAHERSKRSARVACHKILQTLVIAEAIDDKGYTATPFLAYSIFVAASTLLEDMEVNTGGAGDFITAVGFADIDFLSQKLREMSRFFHGVNATIDAIDLKRREVGDPTAATAQRTGKMQNVTPFSSFKTGLSSTGTQFLRLLTKETRAFNMHNYL; encoded by the coding sequence ATGGCCATCCGCATGGCCCAGGACCTCGGCCTTCATCGCTCTGACACGACCGACCTCGATCCGCGAGCGGCTTTCTATAGTCACGCTCCGCCCAGTCCGAAGGGCATTCGCGTTCCCACTAACCAACAGTCTACTCTTCATCAACAAAAGTCAAGACTCGTCATGTTTTGGTCTGTCTTCACCTTGGACGTCTATGTCTCCTTGCTTATGGGACGTCCACCCACCATCAGACGTGCCGAGATCGAGGTGCCGCTCCCCACCTCGGACGACATGAAGCCGGTGCACCTCGACTTTGACGGTTCTCACAAGATGTGTCACTTCATCTTTCCTACAATGGCACGTTCCATGTACGTCTTTTCTGAAGCTGTCGAGCTGTTTAACTTAAACAAGGGCGCCGAATCCACTTGCCCCCTTGAAAAAATCGACGACcttgagaagaaggtggCACAATGCCACAAGCAGCTCGACGCTATTCTTTTCTTCAGCACGGATACCTACAGGAAGTCTTTGAGTGATGGACATGGCGGCCTCTTTTTGATGCTCCACCTCTACTTCTACACCTTTGTCGCACTCTTATCAGCCAGAAGATCTCAATCACTTATTGCGCATGAGAGGAGCAAGAGATCTGCTCGGGTTGCTTGCCACAAGATTTTGCAGACTCTGGTGATTGCTGAAGCCATCGACGATAAGGGGTACACGGCGACTCCCTTCCTGGCATATAGCATCTTTGTCGCAGCGTCCACGTTGCTGGAAGACATGGAGGTCAACACCGGAGGAGCTGGCGATTTCATCACTGCAGTCGGTTTTGCCGATATCGATTTTCTCAGCCAGAAGCTCCGCGAGATGTCTCGCTTCTTTCACGGTGTGAATGCAACCATCGATGCTATCGACCTGAAGAGGCGCGAGGTCGGGGACccgacagcagcaacagcacaGAGGACGGGGAAGATGCAGAACGTCACTCCGTTCTCGAGCTTCAAGACGGGGCTATCATCAACAGGTACACAATTCCTACGATTACTAACGAAGGAAACTCGAGCCTTTAATATGCACAACTACTTATAA
- a CDS encoding Fungal-trans domain-containing protein has protein sequence MLACQNTLRTRFAAGQLCKAFGVRLVTNPQVIQLAKNAGFDSLFIDLEHSSLSVDDASKLCCAGLSLGTTPFVRVPHQSGNGLVQKVLDGGAMGVIFPHVQSAEEAKAAVAISKYPPMGCRSMTGQLPVFSLKTLPQHQVIRESNTSASTVFVMIENEAAIEKVDEIASVEGVDVLLIGSNDLAIELGVPGEFRSDRFKGALRQVSAACKKHGKVMGLAGIYDQPDIHDWAIHSLGVRFMLCQQDSGLIAGGATKCLAAVADVENAHVTNRDITAREDDNDQAEISNDHLKGLRNPLVTSSPSFMTDNQGKRRFLGPSSTWAYSRHAMSMIQAHLGEHSSPDVPMNVDGTAFPLDTASLKDDSSLSTLDNLPSFDYAIYLTNTVKFHITQTYHLFEESNFNRTLNVIYSQDPPPIDSNRLEYIQYFVVMALGKALLGRAGSNAQPPGNEYFLQAIKIFPDITGLCQDPILSVEICCGLALYLQSIDHRNSAYLYLGLALRVSLSQGLHRDLTGGYLDPTEETRHRSAWWTLYILDRKFASLMGAPSSINDGDISVLLPEGPQATQKSKVVDMHVKLSRLMAKVINTVYATDDRLGSSFLRNTQAILRELAKLGDDLAASPELKPGNSSPVGRVSATLNLCYHQCILLATRPLLICLLRDRLQDKTAGGSPDRHTVEPITALLKTSSESASKSLRILAALQSHDLLEIFLPFDLEQIFSSGFIITLISAIHPFPNAVDESGFDKSLNLLDTLIANGNIPARFRREELVRLHEMLLLVSQQETNPEDVGGDVLDPSHSMPHSMSPNQILSIANLLDSYPDLDSIVGVGTEGWLWETDTAAVQHLEPQAGQDVPAIGSPQTEIP, from the exons ATGCTTGCCTGTCAGAACACCCTCAGGACAAGGTTTGCTGCAGGGCAGCTCTGCAAG GCTTTTGGTGTGAGACTGGTCACGAACCCGCAAGTCATCCAATTGGCCAAGAATGCAGGGTTCGATAGTCTCTTTATCGACCTGGAGCACTCGAGTCTCTCGGTAGACGATGCGAGCAAGCTCTGCTGCGCTGGACTTTCCCTTGGCACAACGCCCTTTGTCCGTGTACCGCATCAAAGCGGCAATGGGTTGGTCCAGAAGGTGCTGGACGGAGGCGCAATGGGTGTCATCTTCCCGCATGTGCAGAGCGCCG AGGAAGCCAAAGCGGCTGTAGCCATTTCGAAATACCCGCCAATGGGCTGCCGGTCAATGACAGGGCAACTGCCCGTCTTCTCTCTCAAGACTTTACCACAGCACCAAGTCATCCGCGAGAGCAATACTTCCGCATCTACAGTTTTCGTCATGATAGAAAACGAAGCAGCCATCGAAAAGGTCGATGAGATTGCTTCTGTGGAAGGAGTGGATGTTCTCCTCATCGGGTCCAACGACCTGGCCATCGAGCTAGGCGTTCCAGGAGAGTTCCGCAGTGACAGATTCAAGGGAGCACTGAGACAAGTGAGCGCAGCCTGTAAGAAGCACGGCAAAGTCATGGGTCTTGCGGGCATCTACGACCAACCTGATATCCATGACTGGGCCATTCACTCGCTGGGTGTGCGGTTCATGCTTTGCCAGCAAGATTCTGGGTTGATCGCTGGTGGAGCTACAAAGTGTTTGGCGGCAGTTGCAGATGTCGAGAATGCTCATGTGACAAACCGGGATA TCACTGCGCGAGAAGATGACAATGACCAAGCTGAGATATCCAACGACCACTTGAAAGGCCTGAGAAACCCTTTGGTCACGAGTTCTCCTAGCTTCATGACGGATAACCAAGGCAAACGAC GCTTCTTGGGCCCATCGTCAACATGGGCATATAGCCGACATGCCATGAGCATGATTCAGGCACACCTGGGCGAACACTCCTCTCCAGATGTTCCGATGAACGTCGATGGCACTGCTTTTCCATTGGATACAGCTTCATTGAAGGATGATTCCAGTTTGTCGACCTTGGACAATTTGCCTTCGTTTGATTATGCCATTTACCTGACCAACACTGTCAAGTTTCACATCACTCAAACTTACCACTTGTTTGAGGAATCTAACTTTAATCGGACTCTAAATGTCATCTATAGTCAGGACCCTCCGCCAATAGACTCCAACCGACTCGAGTACATACAGTACTTTGTCGTTATGGCTCTGGGCAAGGCCTTGTTGGGGCGCGCTGGGTCTAATGCACAACCACCGGGGAACGAATATTTCTTACAGGCCATCAAAATCTTTCCGGATATAACAGGACTTTGTCAAGATCCAATTTTATCTGTTGAGATCTGCTGTGGTCTAGCTCTATACCTTCAGTCGATTGACCACCGAAACAGCGCCTACCTCTAT CTTGGGCTGGCTCTACGCGTCTCTCTAAGTCAAGGCCTTCATCGTGATCTGACAGGGGGCTATCTTGATCCTACTGAAGAAACAAGACATCGAAGTGCCTGGTGGACCCTGTACATTTTGGACAGGAAGTTCGCATCACTGATGGGCGCCCCGAGCTCGATAAACGATGGAGATATTTCAGTTCTTCTACCCGAAGGGCCACAAGCAACCCAAAAGTCTAAAGTAGTCGACATGCATGTCAAGCTCTCACGGCTCATGGCCAAAGTCATCAACA CTGTTTATGCAACTGATGATCGACTGGGATCATCGTTCCTTCGAAACACGCAGGCTATTCTTCGTGAACTGGCTAAGCTCGGGGATGATTTGGCTGCATCCCCAGAGCTGAAGCCAGGGAACTCCAGTCCCGTTGGTCGAGTTTCAGCAACACTTAATCTTTGCTATCATCAA TGCATTCTGCTGGCTACACGTCCCCTTCTGATCTGTCTCCTTCGTGACAGACTACAGGATAAGACGGCTGGTGGTAGTCCCGATCGACATACCGTTGAGCCCATCACGGCTCTTCTGAAAACGTCGAGTGAATCTGCGAGCAAGTCATTGCGCATATTGGCTGCCTTGCAATCGCATGACCTGTTAG AAATATTTCTCCCCTTTGACCTTGAGCAGATATTCTCGTCAGGTTTCATCATTACACTAATCTCGGCCATACACCCGTTCCCAAACGCCGTGGATGAATCCGGATTTGACAAGTCTCTAAACCTACTCGACACACTCATCGCCAACGGCAATATCCCAGCACGGTTCCGTCGCGAGGAACTTGTTCGTCTACACGAGATGTTGCTCCTTGTTAGCCAGCAGGAGACCAATCCCGAAGATGTAGGAGGCGATGTGTTGGATCCATCGCATTCCATGCCCCATAGCATGTCGCCGAACCAGATATTATCCATTGCCAACTTGCTGGATTCTTATCCAGATCTAGACAGCATAGTAGGCGTAGGAACTGAGGGGTGGTTATGGGAAACAGACACTGCAGCAGTTCAGCATTTGGAACCTCAGGCGGGCCAAGATGTCCCAGCTATTGGCAGTCCTCAGACCGAAATACCCTGA
- a CDS encoding Aminotran-1-2 domain-containing protein: MFKSFQRGPVDPMFILKKKADEDVSPEKADLGVGIYRNEAGLYSELDSVKQAKLALAQNDPGHDYELTTGNAQFLEKAAALLFGKDCQKLKSGQIASVQTISGTGANHIAVLALSQCVSPRPQVFVGVPAWGNYKPMFELVGMQVTKYSYYDPKNRTVDFSSIIQAARTAPPRSVFILQGCCHNPTGADPTKAQWNELASVLEENRHFIFLDIAYQGLGDGMDEDAYAVRLFAKSSVDIFVCQSFSKNFALYGERCGVLHAVCADAKIASDVHDRLRCLIRWEFSSSPAYGSRLVDIVLGSDQRTEAWETELSDMRQRLKGLRKQLHSYLTQDLKTPGNWEHILKETGLFSYLDLTPTQCKTLVDRHHIYLPSSGRINISGLNKENIERVAKAIDQVIRGGVKANL; encoded by the exons ATGTTCAAGTCATTTCAGAGGGGTCCTGTGGACCCAATGTTCATTCTCAAGAAAAAGGCCGACGAGGATGTATCCCCAGAAAAGGCAGATCTCGGTGTCGGCATCTACCGCAATGAAGCAGGTCTCTACAGCGAGCTGGACTCGGTTAAACAA GCCAAGCTAGCATTGGCACAGAACGATCCAGGCCATGAT TATGAGCTGACTACCGGCAACGCCCAATTTCTGGAGAAGGCTGCGGCTCTCTTGTTCGGGAAAGATTGCCAAAAGCTGAAGTCGGGTCAA ATCGCATCCGTGCAGACAATATCTGGCACAGGAGCGAATCACATTGCGGTATTGGCCCTCAGCCAATGTGTCTCGCCTCGGCCTCAGGTCTTTGTCGGTGTCCCAGCCTGGGGCAACTACAAGCCCATGTTCGAACTGGTTGGGATGCAAGTCACCAAGTATTCCTACTACGACCCCAAGAACCGAACCGTCGACTTCAGCTCCATCATCCAGGCCGCCCGTACCGCTCCCCCGCGAAGCGTCTTTATTCTTCAAGGCTGCTGTCACAATCCCACGGGCGCCGATCCTACAAAGGCACAATGGAACGAGCTTGCCTCGGTCCTGGAGGAGAACAGGCACTTCATCTTCCTAGACATCGCCTACCAAGGCCTGGGCGATGGCATGGATGAAGATGCTTACGCTGTGCGTTTATTCGCAAAGTCCAGCGTCGACATTTTTGTCTGCCAGTCCTTCTCCAAGAACTTTGCGTTATACGGTGAGCGATGTGGAGTCCTCCACGCCGTGTGTGCCGACGCAAAGATTGCATCCGACGTGCATGATCGTCTTCGATGCCTGATCCGATGGGAATTCTCCTCTTCGCCAGCCTATGGAAGTCGGCTGGTCGACATTGTGCTTGGATCTGATCAGCGTACTGAAGCATG GGAAACTGAGCTATCCGACATGCGCCAGCGATTGAAGGGCTTGCGGAAGCAGCTACACAGTTACTTGACACAAGACTTGAAG ACTCCAGGAAATTGGGAGCACATCCTGAAGGAAACCGGACTCTTCTC ATACCTTGACCTTACGCCGACCCAGTGCAAAACGTTGGTCGACCGCCACCACATCTACCTCCCATCGAGCGGTCGAATCAATATTTCGGGGCTGAACAAGGAGAACATTGAGAGAGtggccaaggccattgaTCAGGTTATTCGTGGAGGTGTCAAGGCAAATCTGTAG
- a CDS encoding AA-permease domain-containing protein, whose translation MAETIDKEKLEELGAVESHTQGETVQSNELKRDFKPHQVFMFSIACAIGTGLVIGSGSALSRGGPGSLLIAYILIGITVFFVMTALGEMATFLPMNKGFGGYATRMVDPAFGFATGWNYFLKYIVATPTNLTATGLILQYWRPDLNVAIWITVFGVLIITVNVLHVNSFGETEFWLGLCKVLIMTTLILSTLVVALGGGPNHDRSGFRYWQEPGAFAEYLAEGAKGRFLGWWACVVQACFAFTGTEVVGMTFGETPNPRKNVPRAVKQTFWRISVFYILGILVLGMAVPYNSEKLIGATKQATSGAASPFVVSVSLAGVGVFPDIINGCLLVFTLSAASSDIYCSSRSLYGLARDGQAPRLFAKARDNGNPIYAVAAASVCIALGYMNASKSSSTVFGYLVSLVTVFAVLNWVAILITHIRFRQALKAQGIATSDLPYVGFMQPYGSYFALFISILVIIFNGYDAFIPHFKVDVFILKYIGTVIFVGNVTWWKLVKKTTFWGAETVDLATGRREFEERESHQDAEWNGGLRKKVLGFFRK comes from the exons ATGGCCGAGACTAtcgacaaggagaagcttgaggagctgggTGCGGTTGAGTCCCACACTCAAGGGGAAACCGTCCAGTCCAATGAGTTGAAGCGAGACTTTAAACCACACCAAGTTTTCATGTTCTCGATTGCGTGTGCAATTGGAACTGGACTGGTCATTGGTTCGGGCAGTGCTCTGTCCAGAGGAGGCCCTGGTAGTCTTTTGATCGCTTACATCCTCATTGGAATCACTGTGTTTTTCGTCATGACAGCTCTGGGCGAGATGGCAACCTTTTTGCCGATGAACAAGGGCTTTGGAGGATATGCGACCCGCATGGTAGACCCGGCTTTTGG GTTCGCCACGGGCTGGAACTACTTTCTCAAGTACATCGTGGCAACACCGACCAACTTGACGGCTACAGGCTTGATTCTCCAGTACTGGAGACCGGACTTGAATGTGGCCATCTGGATCACAGTCTTTGGAGTCCTCATTATTACAGTCAAT GTTCTTCACGTCAACAGCTTCGGCGAAACCGAGTTCTGGCTAGGCTTGTGCAAGGTTCTCATCATGACGACACTCATCCTCTCCACCCTCGTCGTCGCGCTCGGCGGAGGACCTAACCACGATCGATCAGGCTTTCGATACTGGCAAGAGCCAGGAGCTTTCGCGGAATACTTGGCCGAGGGAGCTAAGGGAAGGTTCCTCGGCTGGTGGGCATGTGTGGTGCAAGCTTGCTTTGCGTTTACA GGAACTGAGGTCGTGGGTATGACTTTCGGTGAGACTCCCAACCCAAGGAAGAACGTTCCTCGAGCTGTGAAGCAGACTTTCTGGAGAATTTCTGTCTTCTACATCTTGGGCATTTTAGTCCTCGGCATGGCTGTTCCTTACAACAGCGAGAAGCTCATCGGAGCAACCAAGCAGGCAACCAGTGGTG CTGCCTCTCCTTTCGTCGTCTCTGTCAGCTTGGCCGGTGTTGGCGTGTTCCCCGATATTATCAACGGCTGTCTCTTGGTCTTTACCCTCAGCGCGGCAAGCTCAG ACATCTACTGCTCGTCTAGATCTCTTTACGGCCTCGCCAGGGACGGCCAAGCCCCTCGCCTCTTCGCCAAAGCCCGTGACAACGGCAACCCCATCTACGCCGTCGCCGCTGCCTCCGTCTGCATCGCCCTCGGTTACATGAACGCCAGCAAGTCATCTTCTACAGTCTTTGGCTACCTCGTGAGCCTGGTGACTGTCTTTGCCGTCCTCAATTGGGTGGCTATTCTTATCACCCATATTCGCTTCCGTCAGGCCCTGAAGGCCCAAGGTATTGCCACCAGCGATCTGCCTTATGTGGGCTTTATGCAGCCCTATGGCTCCTACTTTGCCTTGTTCATTTCCATCCTGGTCATCATATTCAATG GTTATGACGCTTTTATCCCGCACTTCAAGGTCgacgtcttcatcctcaagtATATCGGTACCGTTATCTTTGTGGGCAATGTTACGTGGTGGAAGCTCGTCAAGAAGACGACATTCTGGGGTGCAGAGACTGTTGATCTGGCGACTGGCAGGCGAGAGtttgaggagagggagagccATCAGGATGCGGAGTGGAACGGTGGCCTGCGAAAGAAGGTTCTGGGCTTCTTCAGAAAGTGA
- a CDS encoding APH domain-containing protein gives MLTSPRDGLVWDDSGWDLEPRWASEPSIEAIQATCRRVLQLDASDDCSVSFMAEGAFNKVYLVEDNCERRWAFRVSLPVDPHLKVAGEAATLCWLERHSDIPAPKVIAFDASRDNDLGYEWILMDFMPGTSAYRRWRKMSMEAKKTLVEKIAEYQAQLFNSEFRTIGTLKDASLDADSKPDPGQLVDLMFFMGKHYDLDAPRGPFRSSHDWLKSFISVIIEDQKRVINDLSDSDSDSDSSSDPSSDDSSSSADSSFSDDSSFSDGSSSSDDSSSSDDSPDSDLPSESSSDHISDSDSDSDSDGSSDSSDSDSKEKAAAGYNIEVAELLADLLPDIFPKILNPPERTVLVHDDLSLDNILVDDDGAITAIIDWECVSAVPLWFATRMPKFLLGPDREEPPDRDWYMDDDEEMEAAKRIREGDDYLDSEGKNPLYWYHLMEYEQTELRKLYSDRLSELCPAWGREVADSGLKRDFYEAIFRCADRWRLIRIDDWVGEIWEGEFPTMAEMMEPGRT, from the coding sequence ATGTTGACTTCGCCTCGAGACGGACTTGTCTGGGACGATTCGGGCTGGGATCTTGAGCCCAGGTGGGCATCTGAGCCTAGCATCGAAGCGATCCAGGCCACGTGCCGGCGAGTTTTGCAGCTTGATGCGTCAGACGACTGTTCAGTGTCGTTCATGGCTGAAGGCGCCTTCAACAAGGTGTACCTTGTCGAGGACAACTGTGAACGGAGATGGGCCTTTCGAGTCTCGCTCCCCGTTGATCCCCACCTCAAGGTAGCTGGCGAAGCAGCAACTCTCTGTTGGCTCGAACGCCACTCGGACATTCCGGCACCCAAAGTGATTGCTTTTGACGCCTCAAGGGACAATGACCTAGGCTATGAATGGATCCTCATGGATTTTATGCCAGGAACTTCTGCCTACCGTCGATGGCGTAAGATGTCGatggaggccaagaagactcTGGTTGAGAAGATTGCTGAGTATCAGGCACAACTCTTCAACTCGGAATTTCGTACTATTGGCACCCTGAAGGATGCAAGCCTTGACGCCGATTCCAAACCGGACCCTGGACAGCTCGTTGATCTCATGTTCTTCATGGGTAAGCATTATGACTTGGATGCCCCTCGAGGGCCATTTCGTTCTAGCCACGACTGGCTCAAGTCGTTCATCTCTGTCATCATTGAAGACCAAAAGAGAGTGATAAACGACCTCTCGGACTCGGATTCAGACTCGGATTCATCCTCAGACCCATCATCGGACGATAGTTCATCCTCAGCCGACAGCTCATTCTCAGATGACAGCTCATTCTCAGATGGCAGTTCATCGTCAGACGACAGCTCATCGTCAGACGACAGCCCAGACTCGGATTTACCCTCAGAATCATCTTCAGACCATATCTCGGATTCGGATTCAGATTCAGATTCAGACGGGAGCTCAGACTCATCAGACTCAGACTCAAAGGAAAAAGCAGCCGCCGGGTACAATATTGAAGTGGCTGAGTTACTCGCTGATCTCCTCCCCGATATCTTCCCCAAGATCCTGAACCCACCGGAGCGAACAGTACTGGTGCACGATGACCTTTCACTGGACAATATCTtggtcgacgacgatggcgccATCACAGCCATCATAGACTGGGAATGCGTCTCGGCGGTGCCTCTCTGGTTCGCTACGCGAATGCCCAAGTTCCTTCTCGGCCCGGACCGTGAAGAACCCCCGGATCGCGATTGGTacatggatgatgatgaagagatgGAGGCTGCGAAACGAATTCGCGAAGGCGACGATTATCTCGACAGCGAAGGCAAGAACCCCCTCTACTGGTATCACCTCATGGAATATGAGCAGACAGAGCTCAGGAAGCTGTACTCGGACCGTTTGTCTGAACTGTGTCCTGCATGGGGAAGGGAAGTTGCCGATAGCGGGCTGAAGAGGGATTTCTACGAGGCGATTTTTCGCTGCGCCGACCGTTGGCGTTTGATCAGGATTGACGATTGGGTTGGGGAGATCTGGGAGGGAGAGTTCCCGACAatggccgagatgatggaaCCGGGCCGTACGTAG
- a CDS encoding MFS domain-containing protein, with product MASSQSKEASSVNVSAAGHETVEELDQRIQELAHHAPPFYQSRNLFKLYLLMIPGCLVPAVTLGFDGAMMSGLQAVPAWDSYFNSPRGSILGLLNAILGLGCIVATPFISVVGDRWGRRMGIFVGAVIMLIGGVIQGACVHISMFLISRFVIGFGLVFANTYAPMLIGELAHPKDRQVATSLYQTSWYLGAIAAAWTTFGTFRIPNNWAWRIPSYLQAAPALVQILGIWFLPESPRFLIAKGQAEKAREILVKYHANGDVSSEFVELEYRQMRGVIETELANATGWASLLKTPGNRHRLLVTVLLGLFSQWSGNGLVSYYLVRVLETVGITNARHTNIINGCLMIFNWLTSVASAFASGRLKRRTQFMISVVGMLLVFSSQTLCAGLFNERGNKAAGHGVLAMLFIFYAFFNFAFNALLYSYPVEILPYPIRAKGFSVLMFFGKGAGFVNSFVNPIGLQALAWKYYGVYVGWLCIEVACVYFLFPETSGRSLEAIASVFDGDIKLDSEKLVESKEGSKDIGKEL from the exons ATGGCGTCCTCACAAAGCAAAGAGGCAAGCTCTGTTAATGTTTCTGCGGCTGGTCATGAAACAGTCGAGGAGCTGGATCAACGCATCCAGGAACTCGCCCATCATGCGCCGCCGTTCTACCAAAGCCGCAACTTGTTCAAGCTCTATCTCCTCATGATCCCTGGATGTCTTGTCCCTGCTGTAACGCTAGGATTTGACGGGGCGATGATGAGCGGTCTTCAGGCGGTGCCAGCTTGGGATTCTT ATTTCAACAGTCCTCGCGGCAGTATTCTCGGCCTTCTGAATGCAATTCTAGGCCTTGGATGCATTGTTGCAACGCCTTTCATCAGCGTCGTTGGTGATCGCTGGGGTCGCCGTATGGGGATATTCGTTGGAGCCGTGATCATGTTAATCGGAGGTGTCATTCAAGGCGCATGCGTTCACA TTTCCATGTTCTTGATCTCTCGCTTCGTCATTGGCTTTGGTCTTGTCTTTGCCAACACCTACGCTCCCATGCTCATCGGCGAGTTGGCCCATCCCAAGGATCGGCAAGTCGCTACGTCTTTGTACCAGACTTCCTGGTACCTTGGAGCCATAGCTGCTGCATGGACAACTTTTGGAACCTTCAGGATCCCCAACAACTGGGCATGGCGAATCCCATCTTATCTGCAAGCCGCGCCAGCTCTTGTCCAGATCTTGGGTATCTGGTTCCTCCCCGAGTCTCCACGCTTCCTCATTGCAAAGGGACAAGCCGAAAAAGCAAGAGAGATATTGGTCAAGTACCACGCTAATGGAGATGTCTCCTCTGAGTTTGTTGAGTTGGAGTATCGCCAGATGCGTGGTGTTATTGAAACGGAGCTTGCGAACGCTACTGGATGGGCATCTCTGCTCAAAACACCCGGCAACCGTCATCGCCTGCTTGTCACTGTTCTTTTGGGTCTCTTCTCACAATGGTCCGGAAACGGCCTTGTCTCGTACTACCTGGTCCGGGTGCTCGAAACAGTTGGAATCACGAATGCCAGACacaccaacatcatcaacggCTGCTTGATGATCTTCAACTGGCTCACATCTGTGGCTTCCGCCTTTGCTTCAGGTCGCCTCAAGCGCCGAACACAGTTCATGATTTCCGTTGTCGGCATGCTCCTCGTGTTCAGCAGCCAGACGCTTTGTGCGGGCCTGTTCAACGAAAGAGGCAACAAAGCCGCTGGTCACGGTGTTCTGGCGATGCTCTTCATCTTTTACGCATTCTTCAACTTTGCCTTCAACGCTCTACTTTACTCATATCCCGTCGAGATCTTGCCCTACCCCATCCGAGCTAAAGGCTTTTCGGTTCTCATGTTCTTCGGCAAGGGAGCAGGATTCGTCAACTCTTTTGTCAACCCCATCGGTCTCCAAGCCTTGGCATGGAAGTACTACGGAGTATATGTCGGCTGGCTGTGCATTGAAGTTGCTTGTGTCTATTTCCTCTTCCCAGAGACATCTGGCCGAAGTcttgaggccatcgccagcGTTTTTGACGGGGATATTAAGCTGGACTCTGAGAAGCTGGTCGAAAGTAAGGAAGGATCGAAGGATATTGGCAAGGAGCTTTGA